Part of the Panicum virgatum strain AP13 chromosome 4N, P.virgatum_v5, whole genome shotgun sequence genome is shown below.
AACTTCCTTACACAAGATCCTAAAATATGATCCAGAATCTAGACCCTATCAACACAAACATGATCCAAACGGAGTGTTTTTCCAATCTATCCAATTCAGTTCTTAGGAAGGCATACACTCTGGATCTTGGATTCTTTGCTCACAAACAATATTAGTACACAAAAAGATACAAAAAACAAGCATATGCCAAATTTATAGACGGACTGAACATTGTTTCAAGTCAGCACACAGCTATTAAGAAAACACACGGGATGAAAACCCAGTCAAATACTAAATCATCTCATCATTCTGCAGCATCCAACCAAAATCTTCCCTGATTTGCATTCTCTAGTTTCACACCCAGCCAAGGAACCGAGGCAAGGAGGAAACTATTAGTTACCAGTAAGAGACCATGAACACATTACAGTCGCAACACAAACCAATTTGATATGAAACATGCACCATGAACACCACAGGGTTCAGAAAACTTGGTACTTCAAGGCAACTTGGTTCCTCAGCACAAAACTAGTTAATTAGAAGAACAGTAGTATGGTATGCAaccaagagaaaaaggagagaaTGAAATCTACAATGGTGATATAATATGAAGGTATGGTATTTGGTACTCAAATCTCAGTACTGTGCTGTCCAAAGTTTAAGGTCGTCAGAGATATACAGTATGATCATTCCCTACAGGAGCACAGATGCTATATTGCTTTAGTAGGCATATAACCAAATAATACTTCACTTGATTTACGTGCAAAAGACATGATTCATCCAAAAAAAGGATAACAAGAAGGAATACCCAGATAAACATTATCAGCACGAACAGAAATAGAAAAGTACAATGGACATGCTCCGAAGATATTGACCTCAAGTTTATACTTGCAAGAGGGGATTGAAAAGTTTGGGCCATGATGTACTGAGGAGTTTATCAAGTCTTAGAACAGATGCTGGATAAAACACTAACATTGTCCTGATGGGTCAACCTCACATAAATAGTActtagttttttaaaaaaaaaggttttcTAAGTTCCCTTAACTTCCACTAGTCCCAATTGCAACACAACCAAGCACAGCAGAAGCACATAGATAATCTTAAACAAGCAGGACCCTAAAACTAACACTTTTCCTGGTGCACAGTTGACAGTAGCAGTAGTATGATCCAGATGGCTTATATTTGTCTCCCATACTCCCTAATCATCACAACAATCGAGCTAAGCAGATAGAAACCAACAATTTGCAACAAGTTCAAGGCAATCCACTGATACAGATGAAGCATTAATGGATCAAGCATGCTGAACATAAAATTAAAACACATAATTCTCGGATATCTTAGTTCAGACAACAGAAGCATAACTGCTCAAACCATATCTAAGAGCAGAAATAGGCATCACAAGCCACAGCAATCCAGCACATTAAGCCTCAGGTGCTGGCTGCGTGAGGCCGGACTTGGCAAGCAGCTTCCCCAGCGCCTCAGGGGAGCACACCTGGTACTGCACCTCCCCGGTGCCGGGCTGCAGGAACACCTCGGCCAGCTCCAGCTTCTCGGCGGTCAAGCTGGTGGAATCCATGGTCTTGCTGAGGACCTTGAGCGCGAGGGCGACGGCCTCCTCGCGGGTCAAGCCGTCCTTGTAGTCCTGCTTGAGCATGGACTGCGCGGCCTGGCTGTTAGCCCCAACAGCAGCGGCCTTCCACCCGCCGTAGTTGCCAGATGGATCGCTCATGTAGAGCTGGAAGCCGTGGTGCTTGTCCCACCCGGCGAAGAGGAAGGAGACCCCGAAGGGGCGGAGGCCTCCGAACTGGGTGTAGCCCTGCTTGGTGTCGCAGAGGGACTGGACGAGCTGCTCGACGGGGATGGGCTCCTGGTAGGCGAGCGCGTAGCGCTGGGCGTGGAGGCGGGCGGTGTTGATGAGGATGTTGGCATCGGACATGATCCCGGCGACGGCGCAGGCGAGGTGGGAGTCGATCTTGTACATCTTCTCGGCGGATCGGGAGGTCTGGAGGAGCTTGGAGGTCACCTTCTTCTCGCCGACGAGGACCACGCCGTCGGCCGCCAGGATCCCGAGGGCCGACCCGGCGTTGCCGATCGCCTCCATCGCGTACTCCACCTGGTAGAGACGCCCCTCCGGCGAGAAGATCGTCGTGCGGCTGTCATAGCGGCGagacatggcggcggcggcggcggcgagattgGGGTTTGCGAGATTGGGGATTCGGGGGAGGCGACTCGGGAGAAGTTAAACGCGagatttactttttttttttataaCAGATCTACTTGTGAGACAAGAAAGGGAAACGGAGCCGCGCGATTTAAGTGAATCTGGGGAGTCGGTCTCTCCGCCCTTGCTTCCTGGCCGTTGGATCCGTGACGAGTCCTAACGAGGCTCCCCTGCAAAGGGCGAAGAAGGCGATCGGGGGCTACCTTTAAAGGCTTGGAGGCTGACGAAGACCATGTTTAGTTCCAAGTTTTTTTCTATAACTAGTGTTGTGCCTCTGCGTTGCTACGggcaaaatatttttaaaatattttttttatcattacTGTTTGTGCCCGTGTGTTGTAATGGGATGCAATAAATTTATATTGCAATACACTCTGATAGTGAGCAAACTTTTTGAACAGCAACAGGTATTGTCGCACATAACTGTCCATCTGTAATCTTTTTTTGAACTTAATGTCCATCTGTAATCTAAATTCGCATAGCTGCACGTACTCTGATTCACATTCAAAATCTTTCACAGGACAATAGTCCTTCAATGCTATCATGACCAATAGAAAAAACATACACGCAAAGGTCGTTGTTGTCTCACCATGTTGTTCATGCGGTACTGGCATATGTACATATCCACATGTCAAATAACAAGCACATCTTTAAATTTGTAGAGAAGGTTACATGTACGATTTAATACAAAAGTAAAATGATCCATGACAATCTCCCTAATTCCTCTAGGAACAATATAATACGGATTATTAGTCATCCATTCATTAGCACGGGCCATATGTAGCAATAGATCAGACAATAAAACTCCATTGGGCTATCACTCAAGCTACAAATAAATCAATGAAGTTGTAGCCCATTTGAAACAGCAAGCAGGCACGATAAGTTCACCATAACGTCTAATACACCAAGTATAGGACTGCATAGATGAAAGTAATTATAAGATCTGTAACATCGGAGGTAAGCAATATAATAGATAAATAAGTGACCAAAACTCGCTATGGCGTAAGAATCTCTATACACTCCCTCTTCCAAAAATAAGTGTTGTTTTTTAGCATTGAAATTTTATCCCACAAAGAGTGTTTTTAGCTTGTAGTGAGATCCATCCAATTAAAGAAATACCAAGTACCAAGAAAAAATTGTATAGAAAAACGCATAGAGCCAATCGAATATTTAGTAAATGCTATTTTTCTGATTCCAATGCACATGCATTCATTGAGGACCTAGAAAACCAATTAAGCAACACATTTTCAATCACAATTGCTAGAAGTAATTTGGGGTAACAAAATTATTTCTCAGGATGAGTAATATgcctaaaattttctaaaacaacAGTCTTTTTAGGACAGGGGAGTAGAAAATATTTCTAGTGTTTGAGTTACGTTTGTGATAAAGGTAGCTAGTGTTTGATCAACACTAAAAACTAAATATCTTATCAACAATATAATTTGGTATGAACATCATTAGAGTATTCAAGCTGTGTAGGAATAACACTGATTGAAAGTGCCACATTGTCTCGATTTGAAGTGTCATACCAGGTAAAGCAAAGAGCCTAGCCCTATAGTGCTGCAAATGGCCCAAATAgtataaattaattaaacttCCACTCCACTAAAGTTTCATAATGTTACCTGTTCAATTGGTAATTGCTGCAAAATCTCCTCCCAAAATTCAAACCTTTTACTACGATCTGCAGGATGAGAAAATAAAGCATCAGTACTTCAGCATTATGCAGTTTGAAAGATCAAGCTTGTCATGTGACACTTACATGAACTAATTACAGTTCACAAAAAATACCACCAAGTATTTTATTTTCCAAACAATCCAAACATTGTGATTATAATATAGAAGAACAAGTTAATTAAGTCTTAGATGGCATAACAGCAAAGACAAGAACACCCAGCAGGAATCAAGTGTGATCCcaagaaaataaattatttttttgccTAGTCTCACAAGTATGAATTGGATCAGCAATAATAATGTTCAAGATTCGATAAAGTAAGGATTGCCCTAGGTCTATGGTTACCATTATGAAGAGCTCATAACAAAGCAAAAAACACACAAGCATCTAACACTTTAAGATTACCTGTACAACTCAGTGATGTTGGTTTCCATGTTATGTGATCCAAAAAAAATGTTGCCACATAGAACTGAGACGATTGCTAGTAAGGCTTTTGTTAGTACCGATTAAGTGTCATGGTACTGGTTGCTTAACCGAACGGAATCAGGTCTCATACCAAAACCTGCGATTATTAAGAGAAAACAATAAAGAAGTGAAGTAAGAGGAAGCAAACAGAGAAATTGAAGAGTCCTTCCTGCACCTCCAAATGAAGATTACACATATATCAGGTTCCAGGCACCATCTCCGACAGGACAGAGGTGAGCTTCGCGATCGTCCCGGGGTGGCTGCCAATCAGGTGCATGGCTGAGCTCTCCTTGTTGAGCATGTCGTGGAAGAGAAACAATGTGTCGCGAGCTTCGTTGGAGCTTCTAGGGGATTGCGGCATTAGAGTGACTTGCATGAACAGAGCTTCCACCTCAGGGGGAATGGCAGGTGGATCTGCGGCTGTCATCACGCCTGGTCGATTGGAATTTTGTTTGCTGCACGCCAGCGCTCGATGCAGAGCTTGATGAGGATGTTGGGCTTGGGGATGAACATGGTGTGCACCAGAACCTCGCCGGTGATAGGACAAATGCGTCTGTGCTCCTTGAGCCATTAATTCCTCCAGTGATGAATGATCAACTATCTGCAGCCAATGAAGGGTCTGCAATCAGAGAGTTGAATCCAGCAAGAAATGAAGCTTTAAAAGAACATCTTGAGGTTACTGTTCAGTAACTGATACTAAACAAacaccgtgttcggcaggctggagctggaggctggagctggagtggtgtgacagaaaaatactgttcggcaggctggagctggaggctggagctggaggaatGTGAGAAAGAAATCCTGTAGCTGGTGACCAGCCGAACAGAGGCAAAATAGTAAGAGCAACAGTAATCAGGAAAGGTAGATGATTGATGTTTAGCATTAACAAATGCATATGAACAAAATTGGCAAGATGTTTCTGATAAGATCGACCATACAGTGTGCAAGACCATGAGTATTGACAAATAAACTTATCCGATCAAAATAAGGTGGCATGTTCCATTTTtactaaaaaaaatgaaactgaTACTAATGACGATCTACAGAGCACACATTCAGATAATTATGTTTCTTAAAAAAGCCAGATCTTTGATCTTGGGGGATCAAGGCATCCTAAGATCTTTGATCCTTGGAACTCTTAAGTGAATATGGGTGCTGCAAGCGCAATCATGATTTAAATGTCCAGGCATTGTATTAGCAAGTACTGGAGACAAGAAGGAATTTATTATACCCTGCTTGTGACAAATAACTGCAGTCGAGGCTAATTTCTTGTTCTCCCACCTGAGCACAGCAGAGAAACATCTTTAACCCTAATTGACATCAGAAGCTCACCATGTGCCAATGAAGTGCATCCTGGCAAATCAAGTGTAGCCTGTTACAGTCAGCAAGGTGGTCATAAAAAAGGAACATGCTCCGCAATGTAGTTACTATGTAGTGCTAATTTCAAATCTGCTCCATGTTCATCAACAACagcgattttttttcttcttttctaagCACTAAGCCAGGCACCATGACATCCCAATAATTGCTACCTAGCTGTTTAACAGAAGTTCCATCTGCATTTTCTCTACTAAAATTCAGGAGCACAAGTAGGATATTATGGTCAAATTCAAAACCACAAGCAGGACAGTGTGTCTTGAATAATGGATCAGATAAGGCATTACTTGCTAGCTGATTAACCTCCTATATGCCTACTCTAATCTACTATTCTGCACACTAAATGGGATGCCATACCTTCTGGTTCTTATACATGTTGAACTGCAGAATGAGGAACATAGATCAAAGTTACTGAAACTTTAATGGTTACAAGCAAGATCCATTGATTAATCAATTATGATGTCTACTCTCTGACCTAACAAAACTGTATTGATGTCCAAAACGGCATTCTTAGGTGCCAGGTCAGTTAGGCTCCCTTCTACAGTTCTCTTAATGCTATAACTATTTGAAGAAACTGCTTGTGTTCAACAGATTTTCGACTTCTTGCAATAGTCATTTCCGGTTAGGTTATTACCAGGAAAATAATTTGCATAGTTTGGTCAGATGGTTGGTGATTCCTTGTAAAGGGTGACATAGAAAATGTATAatattgaagttgaagtttagcATGAATGGGTGAAAAGACAGTTAAAATAAATCAGCCCATCTTATTTACATTTCATGTAGGTCTGCAGTCAGCTCAACTGaggaataaaatttatttatggtGGCTAAATTCATTGCTGAAACTGAAAACAGTGATGAGCATTATGGTGGCTAGATTACCACGTACCTCAGGGGGATGGAGCCTTCTTGTTGGTCTTCCTATGCAAGGTAAGCTTGCAGACCTGGCAAGTTTCAAAAGGGAAATAGACTAATGTAACTACTGAAATCCACTACAAATAGACTAATGTAACTACAGATAGCGTATACAAATAGGGACTGCCTAAAACTCACATGGATACTGGAATTGATTCGGACTGCCTAAAACTCACATGGATACTGGGATTTATTGGGACTGCCTAACGTTTTCCATTCCGTTTTTCTTTAGAGAACTGAATGTTTAATATGCTGCATTAGGTTTTAGTTTAGAAAACTGAACATCGAGTGCCCCTGAGCGGGATGGCATTGGACTAACAATGAGTTTACACTGTAGGGTTCATTAGGTGTTACTACAGAAAATTGAACATTAAGTGACACTGCTACATCGTCTCAGTAACTGAACATTCAGTGTATCTACTTCCGATCCAAGTGTAGGCAAATAGTATAGGCaaatagagatggaagatgGGGATGACTTGGTAACAAGGCTGATGGTTGGAAATCATGGGGCATCATTATTCTGTTAACACATTGTATAGCTCCAAGTTGGGATTTGACATGTAAAAGATCTGTACAAGACACAAAAAAGCAGAACTATTCCATGGTTCCTCAGGGTTTCAATGCATCCCAAATTCCCGGCGATTTTTGGCATGGGAGAGTGCAGTGAACGGAGGATTTGAGAGAGGACGTCGAGGGGTTCCGTTTTGCTACTTACCAGCGGGGAATCGGCTAGATCCGAAAGCGGCGGTTCTGTTCGAGGAACAGACACGCGGCCTCctggcggcgctggccgacGGAGGAAGCAGGCGACGGCGCCGTCGGCGGTCTGGCCTCCTGGCGGTGTTGGCCGATGGAGGGAGCAGGAAACAACGAGTACGGatgcggcggcctgcgcgggatCCCAACGCGACGGGCCGGCGGTTGCGCCGGACAGGAGCTCGGGGCCGGCGTCGTGTGACGCCGCGACGGCCGGCAGTGGCGCGGGAGGACGACGCGatgtgctggcggcggcggtgcgggagaACGACGCGACGCGATGGTGGACGGTGAGGGTTGGGGAGAGAGGCGCCCTGCGAGGCTGGCTGTAGCTGTGGGTTCGGGGAGAGAGGCACGGCGGGCCTTCGTTAG
Proteins encoded:
- the LOC120670016 gene encoding proteasome subunit alpha type-4-2, translated to MSRRYDSRTTIFSPEGRLYQVEYAMEAIGNAGSALGILAADGVVLVGEKKVTSKLLQTSRSAEKMYKIDSHLACAVAGIMSDANILINTARLHAQRYALAYQEPIPVEQLVQSLCDTKQGYTQFGGLRPFGVSFLFAGWDKHHGFQLYMSDPSGNYGGWKAAAVGANSQAAQSMLKQDYKDGLTREEAVALALKVLSKTMDSTSLTAEKLELAEVFLQPGTGEVQYQVCSPEALGKLLAKSGLTQPAPEA